One stretch of Streptomyces peucetius DNA includes these proteins:
- a CDS encoding pyruvate carboxylase: MFGKLLVANRGEIAIRAFRAAFELGVSTVAVFPHEDRNSLHRAKADEAYRIGEPGHPVRAYLSVEEIVKAARRAGADAVYPGYGFLSENPELAAACEEAGITFVGPPASVLNLTGNKARAVAAAREAGVPVLKSSAPTADVDELVRAADDIGFPVFVKAVAGGGGRGMRRVERPGDLREAAEAAMREARSAFGDATVFLEQAVIDARHIEVQILADAEGNVVHLYERDCSVQRRHQKVVEIAPAPSLDPGLRDRICTDAVAFARHIGYVNAGTVEFLVDGRGNHVFIEMNPRIQVEHTVTEQVTGRDLVIAQLRIASGMTLPELNLTQDSITLTGAALQCRITTEDPANGFRPDTGTIAAYRSPGGPGVRLDGGTVHTGASVSAHFDSLLVKLTCEGHDHANAVRRARRAIAEFRIRGVATNLPFLGAVLDDPDFQAGRVTTSFIDERPHLLRTRPPADRGSRILGHLAETTVNRPHGPRPSVVEPVEKLPVTDLTAPPADGSRQRLAALGPERFAEELRRQSAVAVTDTTFRDAHQSLLATRVRTRDLLAVAPHVARTAPQLLSLECWGGATFDVALRFLAEDPWERLAALREAVPNICTQMLLRGRNTVGYTPYPTEVTDAFVAEAAATGMDVFRIFDALNDVSQMRPAIDAVRATGTSLAEVALCYTADLSNPAEKLYTLDYYLRLAEEIVEAGAHVLAIKDMAGLLRPHAARTLVTALRERFDLPVHLHTHDTAGGQLATLVAAIDAGVDAVDAAVASMAGTTSQPSLSALVAATDHTERATGLSLQAVGDLEPYWEAVRKVYRPFESGLASPTGRVYHHEIPGGQLSNLRQQAIALGLGDRFELVEEYYAAADRMLGRLVKVTPSSKVVGDLALHLVGAGVSADAFEASPEKFDVPDSVIGFLRGELGDPPGGWPEPFRSRALKARPSQAEPPQLSEEDRRGLRDERRSTLNRLLFPGPAKSFASHREHYGDTSVLSTKDFFYGLEPDSEHTVTLEPGVTLLIELEAISEADERGFRTVLTRMNGQMRPVSVRDNSVATTVKAAEKAERGNDRHVAAPFAGVVTLQVAEGASVSAGQTVATIEAMKMEASITAQSSGTVRRVAIGEVQQVEAGDLLIEIAP; encoded by the coding sequence ATGTTCGGCAAACTACTGGTCGCCAACCGCGGTGAGATCGCGATCCGGGCCTTCCGGGCCGCATTCGAGCTCGGTGTCTCGACGGTGGCCGTGTTCCCGCACGAGGACCGGAACTCGCTGCACCGGGCGAAGGCGGACGAGGCGTACCGGATCGGCGAGCCCGGCCACCCGGTGCGCGCGTACCTCTCCGTCGAGGAGATCGTGAAGGCCGCACGCCGTGCCGGCGCCGACGCGGTCTACCCGGGTTACGGGTTCCTGTCGGAAAACCCGGAACTGGCCGCCGCGTGCGAGGAGGCCGGCATCACCTTCGTCGGGCCGCCGGCGTCGGTGCTGAACCTGACGGGCAACAAGGCCCGGGCGGTGGCGGCGGCGCGCGAGGCCGGCGTGCCCGTCCTGAAGTCGTCGGCCCCCACGGCCGACGTGGACGAACTGGTGCGCGCGGCCGACGACATCGGCTTCCCCGTGTTCGTCAAGGCCGTCGCGGGCGGTGGCGGACGCGGCATGCGACGGGTCGAGCGGCCCGGCGACCTGCGGGAGGCCGCAGAGGCCGCCATGCGCGAGGCACGCTCGGCCTTCGGTGACGCGACGGTGTTCCTCGAGCAGGCCGTGATCGACGCCCGGCACATCGAGGTGCAGATCCTGGCCGACGCCGAGGGCAATGTCGTGCATCTCTACGAGCGGGACTGCTCGGTGCAGCGGCGTCACCAGAAGGTCGTCGAGATCGCCCCGGCGCCCAGCCTCGATCCCGGACTGCGGGACCGTATCTGTACCGACGCCGTCGCGTTCGCCCGCCACATCGGCTATGTGAACGCCGGCACGGTGGAGTTCCTCGTCGACGGGCGCGGCAACCACGTCTTCATCGAGATGAACCCGCGCATCCAGGTCGAGCACACGGTCACCGAACAGGTCACCGGACGGGACCTGGTGATCGCACAGCTGCGCATCGCCTCGGGCATGACGCTGCCGGAACTGAACCTTACGCAGGACAGCATCACGCTGACGGGTGCCGCTCTGCAGTGCCGCATCACGACCGAGGACCCGGCCAACGGCTTCCGGCCCGACACCGGCACCATCGCGGCCTACCGCTCCCCCGGCGGCCCCGGCGTGCGGCTCGACGGCGGGACCGTGCACACCGGCGCGTCGGTCTCGGCCCACTTCGACTCCCTGCTGGTCAAGCTGACCTGCGAGGGCCATGACCACGCGAACGCCGTCCGGCGGGCCCGCCGGGCGATCGCCGAATTCCGCATCCGGGGTGTGGCCACGAACCTGCCGTTCCTCGGCGCCGTGCTGGACGACCCCGACTTCCAGGCGGGACGGGTGACCACGTCCTTCATCGACGAGCGCCCGCATCTGCTGCGGACCCGGCCGCCGGCCGACCGGGGCAGCCGCATCCTGGGCCATCTCGCGGAGACGACCGTCAACCGCCCGCACGGGCCTCGTCCTTCCGTCGTGGAACCGGTGGAAAAGCTCCCCGTCACCGACCTCACGGCCCCGCCGGCAGACGGCTCCCGGCAGCGGCTGGCCGCGCTCGGTCCCGAACGGTTCGCCGAGGAGCTGCGCAGGCAGTCCGCGGTCGCCGTCACCGACACCACCTTCCGTGACGCCCACCAGTCGCTGCTGGCGACCCGGGTCCGCACCCGGGACCTGCTCGCCGTGGCACCCCATGTGGCCCGTACCGCACCGCAGTTGCTCAGCCTCGAGTGCTGGGGCGGCGCCACCTTCGACGTGGCGCTGCGGTTCCTCGCGGAGGACCCGTGGGAGCGGCTGGCCGCGCTGCGCGAGGCCGTGCCCAACATCTGCACGCAGATGCTGCTGCGGGGCCGCAACACGGTGGGTTACACGCCCTATCCGACGGAGGTGACGGACGCGTTCGTGGCCGAGGCCGCCGCCACCGGCATGGACGTCTTCCGGATCTTCGACGCCCTCAACGACGTCTCCCAGATGCGTCCCGCGATCGACGCCGTACGGGCCACGGGAACGTCGCTGGCCGAGGTGGCGCTCTGCTACACGGCCGACCTGTCGAACCCCGCGGAGAAGCTCTACACGCTGGACTACTACCTGCGCCTGGCCGAGGAGATCGTGGAGGCCGGGGCCCATGTACTGGCCATCAAGGACATGGCGGGCCTGCTGCGTCCGCACGCCGCACGCACCCTCGTGACGGCGCTCCGGGAGCGATTCGACCTGCCCGTGCACCTGCACACGCACGACACGGCGGGAGGTCAGCTCGCCACCCTGGTCGCGGCGATCGACGCCGGCGTGGACGCCGTGGACGCCGCCGTCGCGTCGATGGCCGGTACGACCAGTCAGCCGTCGCTGTCGGCGCTGGTCGCGGCGACGGACCACACCGAGCGGGCGACCGGCCTGTCGCTGCAGGCGGTGGGCGACCTGGAGCCCTACTGGGAGGCGGTGCGGAAGGTGTACCGCCCGTTCGAGTCGGGTCTCGCGTCGCCGACCGGCCGCGTCTACCACCACGAAATCCCCGGCGGGCAGCTGTCGAACCTGCGGCAGCAGGCCATCGCGCTCGGGCTGGGCGACCGGTTCGAGCTGGTCGAGGAGTACTACGCGGCGGCGGACCGGATGCTGGGACGTCTGGTCAAGGTGACGCCTTCGTCGAAGGTCGTGGGCGATCTGGCGCTGCACCTGGTGGGTGCCGGTGTCTCGGCGGACGCCTTCGAGGCGTCCCCGGAGAAGTTCGACGTCCCGGACTCGGTCATCGGCTTCCTCCGCGGCGAACTGGGCGACCCGCCCGGCGGCTGGCCGGAGCCGTTCCGCAGCCGGGCACTCAAGGCGCGGCCGTCGCAGGCCGAGCCGCCGCAGCTGTCCGAGGAGGACCGGCGGGGCCTGCGCGACGAGCGCCGTTCCACCCTCAACCGGCTGCTGTTCCCCGGCCCCGCCAAGTCGTTCGCGTCCCACCGTGAGCACTACGGCGACACCTCGGTGCTGTCGACGAAGGACTTCTTCTACGGGCTCGAGCCCGACAGCGAGCACACCGTCACCCTGGAGCCGGGCGTGACACTGCTCATCGAGCTGGAGGCCATCTCGGAGGCGGACGAGCGTGGGTTCCGCACGGTGCTGACCCGTATGAACGGGCAGATGCGCCCGGTGTCGGTGCGCGACAACTCCGTCGCGACGACGGTGAAGGCGGCGGAGAAGGCTGAGCGCGGCAACGACCGCCACGTCGCGGCGCCGTTCGCGGGCGTGGTCACCCTCCAGGTCGCGGAGGGCGCGTCGGTGAGCGCGGGACAGACCGTGGCCACCATCGAGGCGATGAAGATGGAGGCGTCGATCACCGCGCAGAGCTCCGGCACGGTGCGGCGGGTCGCCATCGGTGAGGTCCAGCAGGTGGAGGCCGGTGACCTGCTGATCGAGATTGCGCCGTGA
- a CDS encoding LysR family transcriptional regulator has protein sequence MDGRTEMELRHLRCLVAIVDTGSFTDAAIELGFSQAAVSRTLLALERILGVRLLHRTSRTVTPTTAGVQVLARARHLLAEADELVRRATTGQARLHIGHAWSAMGRHTAEFQRRWHDRHPDVELQLIRHNTPTGGLAEGLCDLAVLRTALDTRRYAHALVGHERRCVALASDDPWARRRGIRLAEIRERTLVVDRRTGTTTLDLWPEGARPAVEFTRDVDDWLAAIATGRCVGVTPQATAAQYRRDGITYRPLRDADPVPVHLIWRRHDPHPATHAAVALLTDLYGKDA, from the coding sequence ATGGATGGTCGTACGGAAATGGAGCTGCGGCACCTGCGGTGCCTGGTCGCGATCGTCGACACCGGCAGCTTCACCGACGCCGCGATCGAACTGGGTTTCTCCCAGGCCGCGGTCTCCCGCACCCTGCTCGCGCTGGAGCGGATCCTCGGCGTGCGCCTGCTGCACCGCACCAGCCGCACCGTCACCCCCACCACCGCCGGCGTGCAGGTCCTCGCCCGCGCCCGCCATCTGCTGGCCGAGGCCGACGAACTGGTCCGCCGGGCCACCACCGGCCAGGCCCGGTTGCACATCGGGCACGCCTGGTCCGCGATGGGCCGCCACACCGCCGAGTTCCAGCGCCGCTGGCACGACCGCCACCCTGACGTGGAACTCCAGCTGATCCGCCACAACACCCCCACCGGCGGCCTCGCCGAGGGTCTGTGCGACCTGGCCGTGCTGCGCACCGCCCTCGACACCCGCCGTTACGCCCACGCCCTCGTCGGTCACGAACGCCGTTGTGTTGCCCTCGCCTCGGACGACCCATGGGCCAGGCGCCGCGGCATCCGGCTGGCGGAGATCCGCGAGCGCACCCTGGTGGTCGACCGCCGAACCGGCACCACCACCCTGGACCTGTGGCCGGAAGGCGCCCGCCCGGCCGTGGAGTTCACCCGCGACGTCGACGACTGGCTCGCCGCCATCGCCACCGGCCGCTGCGTCGGCGTCACCCCGCAGGCGACCGCCGCCCAGTACCGCCGCGACGGCATCACCTACCGCCCCCTGCGCGACGCCGACCCCGTGCCCGTGCACCTCATCTGGCGCCGGCACGACCCCCACCCCGCCACCCACGCCGCGGTCGCCCTGCTCACCGACCTCTACGGCAAGGACGCCTGA
- a CDS encoding EamA family transporter has translation MVGSGLSTQAGASVAALAFPVLGPVGVVAVRQWVAAVVLLSAGRPRLRSFTAAQWRPVLGLAVVFAVMNMALYTAIDRIGLGLAVTLEFLGPLTVVLSSSRRRIDLVCALAASAAVVVLARPRPSTDYFGIGLALLAAVCWGCYILLNRTVGERLPGLQGSAAAAAVSGLLYVPVGTVVLWLHRPTAGALLCALAAGVLSSAVPFLADLLALRRVPASFFGIFMSVNPVFAALIGMLVLDQHLGWASWSAVAVIVTANAVAVGTAGDRSREKTDGHKAHC, from the coding sequence ATGGTGGGCAGTGGACTGTCCACCCAGGCCGGGGCGTCGGTCGCCGCGCTCGCTTTCCCGGTTCTCGGGCCGGTGGGCGTGGTGGCGGTGCGCCAGTGGGTGGCCGCGGTGGTGCTGCTGAGCGCCGGCCGGCCGCGGCTGCGCTCGTTCACCGCCGCGCAGTGGCGGCCCGTGCTGGGGCTGGCCGTGGTCTTCGCGGTCATGAACATGGCGCTGTACACGGCGATCGACCGCATCGGACTCGGCCTTGCGGTCACCCTGGAGTTCCTCGGCCCGCTCACGGTGGTGCTGTCGAGCTCCCGCCGCCGAATCGATCTGGTCTGCGCGCTCGCCGCCTCGGCGGCCGTGGTGGTCCTGGCCCGTCCCCGGCCCAGCACCGACTACTTCGGCATCGGCCTGGCCCTCCTCGCCGCCGTCTGCTGGGGCTGCTACATCCTGCTCAACCGCACCGTGGGCGAACGCCTGCCCGGCCTGCAGGGGTCGGCTGCCGCCGCGGCCGTCTCGGGTCTGCTCTATGTGCCCGTCGGCACCGTCGTCCTGTGGCTGCACCGGCCCACCGCGGGCGCCCTGCTGTGCGCGCTCGCCGCGGGCGTGCTGTCCTCGGCGGTGCCGTTCCTCGCGGACCTGCTGGCCCTGCGACGGGTCCCCGCATCGTTCTTCGGCATCTTCATGAGCGTCAACCCGGTGTTCGCGGCCCTGATCGGCATGCTCGTGCTCGACCAGCACCTCGGCTGGGCGTCGTGGTCCGCCGTCGCCGTGATCGTCACCGCGAACGCCGTCGCCGTCGGCACCGCCGGCGACCGCTCACGGGAGAAGACCGACGGGCACAAGGCTCACTGCTGA
- a CDS encoding CAP domain-containing protein: protein MRSPKRPGPPRAVLPRMCGAALLAAVVVVAWPAPDGRRDAGAGGGAAPGLAGTASSLPPAAGRALRNDAAAIAELVNAERVKVGCDRLSVNPRLAKAARAHADDMAARGYYQHTGPAGHDGGDRMKAAGYAWGRWAENIHKGPTDPSAVVADWMRSPAHRDALLDCRFEDMGVGVNHGAGGPWWVKDLGIPRGAQQ, encoded by the coding sequence ATGCGCAGCCCGAAGCGGCCGGGGCCGCCCCGAGCCGTCCTGCCGCGGATGTGCGGAGCGGCGTTGCTCGCCGCCGTGGTCGTGGTGGCGTGGCCGGCGCCGGACGGGCGGCGGGACGCGGGAGCGGGCGGCGGGGCCGCCCCGGGTCTTGCCGGCACCGCCTCCTCGCTGCCACCCGCCGCCGGGCGTGCCCTGAGGAACGACGCGGCAGCAATCGCCGAGCTGGTGAACGCCGAACGCGTCAAAGTGGGTTGTGACCGCCTGTCGGTGAACCCGCGGCTGGCGAAGGCGGCACGTGCCCACGCCGACGACATGGCCGCCCGCGGCTACTACCAGCACACCGGACCTGCCGGCCACGACGGCGGTGACCGGATGAAAGCCGCCGGCTACGCCTGGGGCCGGTGGGCGGAGAACATCCACAAAGGCCCCACCGACCCCTCGGCCGTCGTCGCCGACTGGATGCGCAGCCCCGCCCACCGCGACGCCCTCCTGGACTGCCGCTTCGAGGACATGGGCGTCGGCGTGAACCACGGGGCCGGCGGCCCTTGGTGGGTCAAGGATCTCGGCATCCCCCGAGGGGCTCAGCAGTGA
- a CDS encoding DUF6381 family protein — protein MSVAGESGGRARQMREKAQELKQAAERATDPQERQRLEEKAKRLQSQSEQESSMGGGDIYPPE, from the coding sequence ATGAGCGTTGCAGGTGAGTCCGGCGGCCGTGCCCGCCAGATGCGTGAGAAGGCACAGGAGCTGAAGCAGGCCGCGGAGCGAGCCACGGATCCGCAGGAGCGTCAGCGGCTGGAGGAGAAGGCCAAGCGGCTGCAGTCGCAGAGCGAGCAGGAGAGCAGCATGGGCGGCGGCGACATCTACCCGCCGGAGTAG
- a CDS encoding YoaK family protein: MREGQSPAAGARTPKSGKALTATMVALTMTTGVIEAVSFLVLGPVFTAVQTGNLLFLSFAITGAESDLSPAASGMSLAGFASGVVVGSGFEAAVQARGLRWFFAALMAEAVLIGSGALVAWGIEGTGGPLTARHYAVTAIVGAAMGLQNATAMKAPVPDVPTTLVTRAMTGLLGGGRSVPVGDAPTTGPGASTDTGHRRRRAASVAAMFAGGVLGAALLRASVSPAVLLLAVALTVLTVGVVHGCLLGRDHARTP; this comes from the coding sequence ATGCGTGAGGGGCAGTCCCCGGCCGCGGGAGCCAGGACGCCGAAGTCCGGAAAGGCCCTCACGGCGACCATGGTGGCTCTCACCATGACCACAGGCGTGATCGAGGCCGTCAGTTTCCTGGTGCTCGGCCCCGTCTTCACCGCCGTGCAAACAGGCAACCTGCTCTTCCTCAGCTTCGCGATCACCGGTGCCGAGTCCGACCTTTCACCGGCGGCCTCCGGTATGTCGCTCGCCGGGTTCGCCTCAGGCGTCGTCGTCGGCAGCGGGTTCGAAGCGGCCGTCCAGGCGCGCGGATTGCGCTGGTTCTTCGCGGCACTCATGGCCGAGGCGGTGCTGATCGGTTCGGGCGCACTGGTGGCGTGGGGCATCGAGGGGACCGGCGGGCCACTGACCGCACGGCACTACGCGGTCACCGCCATCGTCGGAGCCGCGATGGGGCTGCAGAACGCGACGGCGATGAAAGCACCGGTACCGGACGTGCCCACGACCCTGGTCACCCGAGCGATGACGGGCCTGCTCGGGGGAGGGCGATCCGTACCCGTCGGCGATGCCCCGACCACCGGCCCGGGCGCCTCCACGGACACCGGGCACCGGCGCCGCCGGGCCGCATCCGTGGCGGCCATGTTCGCCGGCGGGGTGCTCGGCGCGGCACTGCTGCGAGCCTCCGTGAGCCCCGCCGTGCTGCTGCTGGCGGTGGCCCTGACCGTACTCACCGTCGGAGTCGTCCACGGGTGCCTCCTCGGCAGGGACCACGCCCGTACGCCATGA
- a CDS encoding DUF3618 domain-containing protein, with protein sequence MGTQPDELRSEVEHTRAHLARNVDLLADRMAPRRIARRKADSAQHRLRGIKEHVMGSAKESRSGLSSTAHSVADTAGQGADQVGEKAKATAGRARATAGKAKDTAGHLGSTAQQAPARMKERTQGSPLAAGVMAFGAGMLAAAFLPPSKAEERVGEQLREHSGELLEPVKQGAHEVQEGLRGPAGEAVEAVKSAAQDAARTTRDETRSAGQDTAQGLREVGRDETRRRAP encoded by the coding sequence ATGGGTACGCAACCCGACGAGCTGAGGAGCGAAGTGGAACACACGCGGGCGCATCTGGCCCGCAATGTGGACCTCCTGGCGGACCGGATGGCGCCCCGCAGGATCGCCCGCCGGAAGGCCGATTCGGCGCAGCACCGACTCAGGGGAATCAAGGAGCACGTCATGGGCTCGGCCAAGGAGAGCAGGAGCGGCCTGTCGTCGACCGCGCACAGTGTCGCGGACACCGCAGGACAGGGCGCCGACCAGGTGGGCGAGAAGGCAAAGGCCACCGCGGGCAGGGCCAGGGCCACCGCGGGCAAGGCGAAGGACACCGCGGGCCACCTCGGCAGCACCGCTCAGCAGGCGCCTGCGCGTATGAAGGAACGCACCCAGGGCAGCCCCCTCGCCGCCGGAGTCATGGCCTTCGGAGCGGGCATGCTGGCAGCGGCGTTCCTGCCACCGTCGAAGGCGGAGGAACGTGTCGGCGAGCAGCTGCGCGAGCACTCCGGCGAGCTCCTCGAACCGGTCAAGCAGGGCGCCCACGAAGTCCAGGAAGGGCTGCGGGGCCCGGCCGGCGAGGCCGTCGAGGCGGTCAAGTCGGCGGCGCAGGACGCGGCGCGGACCACGAGGGACGAGACGCGCAGCGCGGGTCAGGACACGGCTCAGGGCCTGCGCGAGGTGGGCAGGGACGAGACCCGGCGGCGAGCACCGTAG
- a CDS encoding phage holin family protein, producing the protein MATIYTDKAPPAAERRTRTGRPVEPVSVEPSGEPSIGELVGEISKDVSRLVQEEIQLAKAEIKEEATKAGKASGMLAGAGYAGHLVLLLGSLTVVFALANVMDWAWAALIVTAVWAVVGAVLFVRGRKQMRNVNLTPEQTVETLKEDARWVRNPTS; encoded by the coding sequence GTGGCCACCATCTACACGGACAAGGCGCCGCCCGCGGCGGAGCGCCGGACGCGGACGGGCCGTCCCGTCGAACCGGTGTCCGTCGAGCCGTCCGGCGAACCGTCGATCGGTGAGCTGGTCGGCGAGATCAGCAAGGACGTGTCCCGACTGGTCCAGGAAGAGATCCAGTTGGCCAAGGCGGAGATCAAGGAGGAGGCGACGAAGGCGGGCAAGGCCTCCGGCATGCTCGCCGGCGCGGGCTACGCGGGGCACCTGGTGCTCCTGCTGGGCAGCCTCACCGTCGTCTTCGCGCTCGCCAACGTCATGGACTGGGCCTGGGCGGCACTGATCGTGACCGCCGTCTGGGCAGTGGTGGGTGCGGTGCTGTTCGTCCGCGGCCGCAAACAGATGCGGAATGTGAACCTCACACCCGAGCAGACCGTCGAAACACTGAAGGAGGACGCCCGATGGGTACGCAACCCGACGAGCTGA
- a CDS encoding gas vesicle protein: protein MGRTAENRRNEDPGHNEPNERRNEDSEHNEGNDDTQRRERRTVRSVEVLRAAREQLAELTGMTAETVSSFARTPDGWRLVVEVLELARVPDTTSLLASYEVEVDSEGELTSYRRTRRYERGRADRPSS, encoded by the coding sequence ATGGGACGTACCGCAGAGAACCGACGCAACGAAGACCCCGGACACAACGAACCCAACGAGCGACGCAACGAAGACAGCGAACACAACGAAGGCAACGACGACACGCAGCGGCGAGAGCGCCGGACCGTCAGATCGGTCGAGGTGCTCCGCGCCGCCCGGGAACAGCTCGCCGAGCTGACGGGAATGACCGCGGAGACGGTGTCGTCGTTCGCCCGGACACCGGACGGCTGGCGGCTCGTCGTCGAAGTGCTCGAGCTTGCCCGCGTCCCCGACACGACGAGTCTCCTCGCCTCGTACGAGGTCGAGGTCGACAGCGAGGGCGAACTGACCTCCTACCGGCGGACGCGGCGATACGAACGCGGACGGGCCGACCGCCCCTCTTCCTGA
- a CDS encoding gas vesicle structural protein GvpA yields the protein MTVVPAQQSTGSRGTSGLYDVLELVLDRGLVIDAFVRVSLVGIEILKIDVRVVVASVDTYLRFAEACNRLDLEAGNRKDPGLPDLVGEITESGARGKSKGALAGAAQTISDAFGGGNDDEEKESRPRARRTASRRKEEQE from the coding sequence ATGACCGTTGTCCCGGCACAGCAAAGCACGGGCAGCCGCGGCACTTCCGGACTGTACGACGTACTGGAACTCGTTCTCGACCGCGGGCTGGTGATCGACGCCTTCGTCCGTGTCTCACTGGTCGGCATCGAGATCCTGAAGATCGACGTGCGGGTCGTCGTCGCCAGCGTCGACACGTATCTGCGGTTCGCGGAGGCGTGCAACCGCCTCGACCTGGAAGCGGGGAACCGCAAGGACCCGGGGCTTCCCGATCTGGTGGGCGAGATCACCGAGTCCGGCGCCCGGGGCAAGTCCAAGGGCGCCCTCGCCGGAGCCGCACAGACCATCTCGGACGCCTTCGGCGGCGGGAACGACGACGAGGAGAAGGAGTCCCGGCCGCGGGCCAGGCGCACTGCCTCCCGTCGCAAGGAGGAGCAGGAGTGA
- a CDS encoding GvpL/GvpF family gas vesicle protein translates to MNTYVYGIARNSPELESASRTGGVGDPPRPVRLLGRGRLAALVSDAPEDLRPKRRDLLAHQHVLTEASAAGTVLPLRFGGVSADDETVATALADREEHYLERLDAVDGKAEYNVKAHHDEEAVLHRVLADDPDLRAMGAAQQAAGGTSQEEKLRLGELIAAAVRRREELDRDEVHRALKDTAVASVPGPESSGWVANLSYLVEQERAEEFVTAAARFQRVNPHLRIQVNGPLPPYSFVG, encoded by the coding sequence GTGAACACCTACGTCTACGGGATCGCCCGCAACTCCCCGGAGCTCGAAAGCGCCTCCCGCACCGGTGGCGTCGGCGATCCGCCGCGCCCCGTGCGGCTGCTCGGCCGGGGCAGGCTCGCCGCCCTGGTCAGCGACGCGCCGGAGGACCTGCGGCCCAAGCGCCGCGACCTGCTCGCGCATCAGCACGTCCTGACGGAGGCCAGTGCGGCCGGGACGGTGCTGCCCCTGCGCTTCGGCGGTGTGTCGGCCGACGACGAGACGGTGGCCACGGCACTCGCCGACCGGGAGGAGCACTACCTGGAGCGGCTCGACGCGGTCGACGGCAAGGCCGAGTACAACGTGAAGGCCCACCACGACGAGGAGGCGGTGCTGCACCGGGTCCTGGCCGACGATCCGGACCTGCGAGCAATGGGCGCCGCACAGCAGGCCGCCGGCGGCACGAGTCAGGAGGAGAAACTGCGGCTGGGCGAGCTGATCGCCGCAGCCGTGCGCCGGCGCGAGGAGCTCGACCGCGACGAGGTGCACCGGGCGCTGAAGGACACGGCCGTGGCCTCGGTGCCCGGGCCCGAGAGCTCCGGGTGGGTGGCCAACCTGTCGTATCTCGTGGAACAGGAGCGCGCGGAGGAGTTCGTGACGGCCGCCGCCAGGTTCCAGCGGGTCAATCCGCACCTGCGGATCCAGGTCAACGGCCCGCTGCCCCCGTACAGCTTCGTGGGGTGA
- a CDS encoding gas vesicle protein GvpG — protein MGLLGELLLLPVAPVRGTSWVLQQVVAEAERQYYDPAAVQRELAELVERFEAGEMDETEFDRREDELLARLTPEGGPR, from the coding sequence ATGGGCCTGCTGGGAGAACTGCTGCTGCTGCCCGTCGCACCGGTCCGTGGCACCTCGTGGGTGCTGCAGCAGGTGGTGGCGGAAGCGGAGCGGCAGTACTACGACCCCGCCGCCGTTCAGCGCGAACTCGCCGAGCTGGTCGAGCGGTTCGAGGCGGGCGAGATGGACGAGACCGAGTTCGACCGGCGCGAGGACGAGCTCCTCGCGCGGCTGACGCCGGAGGGCGGCCCACGATGA
- a CDS encoding gas vesicle protein, whose protein sequence is MTTAAGRPPGPYDSGGGTDLADILERVLDKGIVIAGDIRINLLDIELLTIKLRLIVASVDKAKEMGIDWWEHDPALSSGARKRELEERNAELERRVAELEADSRPAGHAQQEGERS, encoded by the coding sequence ATGACGACGGCGGCCGGGCGGCCGCCCGGCCCGTACGACTCCGGAGGCGGCACCGATCTCGCGGACATCCTCGAGCGGGTCCTCGACAAGGGCATCGTCATCGCCGGTGACATCCGGATCAATCTCCTCGACATCGAGTTGCTCACCATCAAGCTGCGCCTGATCGTCGCCTCCGTCGACAAGGCGAAGGAGATGGGGATCGACTGGTGGGAGCACGACCCCGCGCTGTCCTCCGGCGCCCGCAAGCGGGAACTTGAGGAGCGGAACGCCGAGTTGGAGCGCCGGGTCGCGGAGCTCGAGGCCGACTCGCGGCCCGCCGGGCACGCACAGCAGGAAGGGGAGCGGTCATGA